In one window of Lampris incognitus isolate fLamInc1 chromosome 3, fLamInc1.hap2, whole genome shotgun sequence DNA:
- the tssk6 gene encoding LOW QUALITY PROTEIN: testis-specific serine/threonine-protein kinase 6 (The sequence of the model RefSeq protein was modified relative to this genomic sequence to represent the inferred CDS: inserted 1 base in 1 codon) translates to MIIGTQSAELRQKGYRIMRVNGEGRFSKVKLASSQTHGSEVAIKIVNRSLASQDFFTRFLPRDLELYNIVSHENIVHVFEILESHNGIVYIVMEPAATDLLQRISEVRRMSVDQSRTIFTXIVSAVNYLHQNNIVQRDLKCENILIMSDSRVKIDNFSFRRFSMGYPDVSTMYCSSLPYAPPEVVNSIPYDPKKYDIWSLGIILYIMVAGRMPHDDSSPARLIEAQRRPVVYPDDLTLPASCQALISYLLHFTANTRPNIQQYGVPVKMFLFKFTNGPPHSRWLSTRSYSKRPKRTMRHNKT, encoded by the exons ATGATCATTGGCACTCAATCAGCT GAGTTGCGTCAGAAGGGGTACAGGATTATGAGAGTGAATGGCGAAGGACGTTTTTCGAAAGTCAAACTGGCCAGCTCACAGACACATGGCTCTGAGGTGGCTATCAAAATTGTGAATCGTAGCTTAGCATCTCAAGACTTTTTCACCAGGTTTCTACCCAGGGACCTGGAACTTTATAACATAGTCAGTCACGAAaatattgttcatgtgtttgAAATATTAGAGAGCCATAATGGAATAGTCTACATTGTGATGGAGCCGGCGGCAACTGACCTCCTGCAGAGGATCAGTGAGGTCAGAAGGATGTCAGTGGACCAGTCCAGGACCATTTTCA TAATTGTTAGCGCAGTCAACTACCTCCACCAAAACAACATTGTCCAACGAGACCTCAAGTGTGAGAATATACTGATAATGTCAGACAGCCGAGTGAAAATCGACAACTTCAGTTTTAGGAGGTTTTCAATGGGATACCCTGATGTTAGCACCATGTACTGCAgttccctgccctatgccccacCAGAGGTCGTGAACAGCATTCCATACGATCCCAAAAAATATGACATATGGAGCCTGGGCATTATTCTGTACATCATGGTCGCAGGACGCATGCCTCATGATGACTCCAGCCCTGCCAGATTAATAGAGGCCCAGCGCAGACCTGTGGTATATCCAGATGACCTGACATTGCCAGCGTCCTGTCAGGCACTCATCTCCTATCTCCTCCACTTCACAGCTAATACCAGACCCAACATCCAGCAGTATGGGGTGCCTGTGAAAATGTTCCTATTCAAGTTTACAAACGGCCCCCCACACAGCAGGTGGCTCAGCACTCGCAGCTACAGCAAGCGACCGAAAAGAACAATGAGGCACAATAAAACTTAA